From Numida meleagris isolate 19003 breed g44 Domestic line chromosome 4, NumMel1.0, whole genome shotgun sequence, the proteins below share one genomic window:
- the DAW1 gene encoding dynein assembly factor with WDR repeat domains 1 isoform X2: MGPRRLLLRYFPPGIILEYVEDGELKTRSIDLLDLSPHTDVIALVEEIQKEEPLITDSCKEHVVCLVQRLQEKLGEQEDHKFYLFKVLRAHILPLTNVAFNKSGSRFITGSYDRTCKVWDTASGEELHVLEGHKNVVYAIAFNNPYGDKIATGSFDKTCKLWSTETGKCYHTFRGHTAEIVCLSFNLQSTLVATGSMDTTAKLWDIEKGEEVFTLRGHSAEIVALSFNTTGDRIITGSFDCTVGVWDVVTGRMLHILIGHRGEISSAQFNWDCSLIATGSMDKTCMLWNAMTGAHVATLTGHSDEIMDVCFDYAGQRIATASADGSGRVYNAETKKCIAKLEGHGGEISKICFNPKGNRILTASSDKTARLWDPATGHCLQILEGHTDEIFSCAFNYKGNIIITGSKDNTCRVWH, encoded by the exons ATGGGGCCGAGGCGGCTGCTGTTGCGCTACTTCCCGCCgg gaattattcTGGAATATGTAGAAGATGGTGAGCTGAAGACCAGATCTATAGATCTACTTGATCTTAGTCCTCA CACAGATGTCATAGCTTTAgtagaagaaattcagaaagaagaaCCTCTCATCACAGATTCTTGCAAAGAACACGTCGTATGTTTAGTACAAAGATTGCAAGAGAAACTAGGGGAACAAGAGGACCACAAATTCTATCTTTTTAAG GTTCTTAGGGCACACATACTGCCACTGACGAATGTAGCATTCAACAAATCTGGTTCCCG ctttaTCACAGGAAGCTATGACAGAACCTGCAAAGTATGGGATACTGCATCAGGAGAAGAGCTGCATGTGCTAGAGGGAcacaaaaatgttgtttatGCAATAGCTTTTAATAACCCCTATGg TGACAAGATTGCCACTGGATCTTTCGATAAAACCTGCAAACTGTGGAgtacagaaacaggaaaatgttatCATACTTTCAGAGGACATACTGCAGAAATA GTATGTTTATCGTTTAATCTTCAAAGCACATTGGTGGCCACTGGAAGCATGGATACCACTGCCAAATTATGGGATatagagaaaggagaagaagtATTTACTTTAAGA GGGCACTCAGCAGAAATTGTTGCATTGTCTTTTAACACCACTGGAGACAGGATTATCACCGGCTCCTTTGACTGCACAGTAGGAGTGTGGGATGTTGTCACTGGCAG gaTGTTGCATATTTTAATAGGTCATCGAGGAGAAATTAGCAGTGCACAGTTCAACTGGGACTGTTCTCTCATTGCCACTGGATCAATGGACAAAACATGCATG CTGTGGAACGCTATGACTGGTGCACATGTAGCAACTTTAACAGGTCATAGTGATGAAATAATGGATGTCTGCTTTGATTATGCTGGCCAGCGTATTGCAACCGCGTCTGCTGATG GATCAGGAAGAGTCTACAATGCGGAAACAAAAAAGTGCATTGCAAAACTAGAAGGGCACGGAGGTGAGATTTCAAAG atatgtTTCAACCCTAAAGGCAATCGTATACTAACAGCCAGCTCTGATAAGACAGCTCGACTCTGGGATCCTGCTACTGGACACTGCCTTCAGATATTAGAGGGCCACACTGATGAGATATTCTCCTGTGCTTTCAATTACAAAGGCAATATAATCATTACAG
- the DAW1 gene encoding dynein assembly factor with WDR repeat domains 1 isoform X1: MGPRRLLLRYFPPGIILEYVEDGELKTRSIDLLDLSPQMAVTKMPIQSHQRCTDVIALVEEIQKEEPLITDSCKEHVVCLVQRLQEKLGEQEDHKFYLFKVLRAHILPLTNVAFNKSGSRFITGSYDRTCKVWDTASGEELHVLEGHKNVVYAIAFNNPYGDKIATGSFDKTCKLWSTETGKCYHTFRGHTAEIVCLSFNLQSTLVATGSMDTTAKLWDIEKGEEVFTLRGHSAEIVALSFNTTGDRIITGSFDCTVGVWDVVTGRMLHILIGHRGEISSAQFNWDCSLIATGSMDKTCMLWNAMTGAHVATLTGHSDEIMDVCFDYAGQRIATASADGSGRVYNAETKKCIAKLEGHGGEISKICFNPKGNRILTASSDKTARLWDPATGHCLQILEGHTDEIFSCAFNYKGNIIITGSKDNTCRVWH; encoded by the exons ATGGGGCCGAGGCGGCTGCTGTTGCGCTACTTCCCGCCgg gaattattcTGGAATATGTAGAAGATGGTGAGCTGAAGACCAGATCTATAGATCTACTTGATCTTAGTCCTCA AATGGCAGTTACCAAGATGCCTATACAAAGCCATCAGAGATG CACAGATGTCATAGCTTTAgtagaagaaattcagaaagaagaaCCTCTCATCACAGATTCTTGCAAAGAACACGTCGTATGTTTAGTACAAAGATTGCAAGAGAAACTAGGGGAACAAGAGGACCACAAATTCTATCTTTTTAAG GTTCTTAGGGCACACATACTGCCACTGACGAATGTAGCATTCAACAAATCTGGTTCCCG ctttaTCACAGGAAGCTATGACAGAACCTGCAAAGTATGGGATACTGCATCAGGAGAAGAGCTGCATGTGCTAGAGGGAcacaaaaatgttgtttatGCAATAGCTTTTAATAACCCCTATGg TGACAAGATTGCCACTGGATCTTTCGATAAAACCTGCAAACTGTGGAgtacagaaacaggaaaatgttatCATACTTTCAGAGGACATACTGCAGAAATA GTATGTTTATCGTTTAATCTTCAAAGCACATTGGTGGCCACTGGAAGCATGGATACCACTGCCAAATTATGGGATatagagaaaggagaagaagtATTTACTTTAAGA GGGCACTCAGCAGAAATTGTTGCATTGTCTTTTAACACCACTGGAGACAGGATTATCACCGGCTCCTTTGACTGCACAGTAGGAGTGTGGGATGTTGTCACTGGCAG gaTGTTGCATATTTTAATAGGTCATCGAGGAGAAATTAGCAGTGCACAGTTCAACTGGGACTGTTCTCTCATTGCCACTGGATCAATGGACAAAACATGCATG CTGTGGAACGCTATGACTGGTGCACATGTAGCAACTTTAACAGGTCATAGTGATGAAATAATGGATGTCTGCTTTGATTATGCTGGCCAGCGTATTGCAACCGCGTCTGCTGATG GATCAGGAAGAGTCTACAATGCGGAAACAAAAAAGTGCATTGCAAAACTAGAAGGGCACGGAGGTGAGATTTCAAAG atatgtTTCAACCCTAAAGGCAATCGTATACTAACAGCCAGCTCTGATAAGACAGCTCGACTCTGGGATCCTGCTACTGGACACTGCCTTCAGATATTAGAGGGCCACACTGATGAGATATTCTCCTGTGCTTTCAATTACAAAGGCAATATAATCATTACAG
- the DAW1 gene encoding dynein assembly factor with WDR repeat domains 1 isoform X3 — MAVTKMPIQSHQRCTDVIALVEEIQKEEPLITDSCKEHVVCLVQRLQEKLGEQEDHKFYLFKVLRAHILPLTNVAFNKSGSRFITGSYDRTCKVWDTASGEELHVLEGHKNVVYAIAFNNPYGDKIATGSFDKTCKLWSTETGKCYHTFRGHTAEIVCLSFNLQSTLVATGSMDTTAKLWDIEKGEEVFTLRGHSAEIVALSFNTTGDRIITGSFDCTVGVWDVVTGRMLHILIGHRGEISSAQFNWDCSLIATGSMDKTCMLWNAMTGAHVATLTGHSDEIMDVCFDYAGQRIATASADGSGRVYNAETKKCIAKLEGHGGEISKICFNPKGNRILTASSDKTARLWDPATGHCLQILEGHTDEIFSCAFNYKGNIIITGSKDNTCRVWH; from the exons ATGGCAGTTACCAAGATGCCTATACAAAGCCATCAGAGATG CACAGATGTCATAGCTTTAgtagaagaaattcagaaagaagaaCCTCTCATCACAGATTCTTGCAAAGAACACGTCGTATGTTTAGTACAAAGATTGCAAGAGAAACTAGGGGAACAAGAGGACCACAAATTCTATCTTTTTAAG GTTCTTAGGGCACACATACTGCCACTGACGAATGTAGCATTCAACAAATCTGGTTCCCG ctttaTCACAGGAAGCTATGACAGAACCTGCAAAGTATGGGATACTGCATCAGGAGAAGAGCTGCATGTGCTAGAGGGAcacaaaaatgttgtttatGCAATAGCTTTTAATAACCCCTATGg TGACAAGATTGCCACTGGATCTTTCGATAAAACCTGCAAACTGTGGAgtacagaaacaggaaaatgttatCATACTTTCAGAGGACATACTGCAGAAATA GTATGTTTATCGTTTAATCTTCAAAGCACATTGGTGGCCACTGGAAGCATGGATACCACTGCCAAATTATGGGATatagagaaaggagaagaagtATTTACTTTAAGA GGGCACTCAGCAGAAATTGTTGCATTGTCTTTTAACACCACTGGAGACAGGATTATCACCGGCTCCTTTGACTGCACAGTAGGAGTGTGGGATGTTGTCACTGGCAG gaTGTTGCATATTTTAATAGGTCATCGAGGAGAAATTAGCAGTGCACAGTTCAACTGGGACTGTTCTCTCATTGCCACTGGATCAATGGACAAAACATGCATG CTGTGGAACGCTATGACTGGTGCACATGTAGCAACTTTAACAGGTCATAGTGATGAAATAATGGATGTCTGCTTTGATTATGCTGGCCAGCGTATTGCAACCGCGTCTGCTGATG GATCAGGAAGAGTCTACAATGCGGAAACAAAAAAGTGCATTGCAAAACTAGAAGGGCACGGAGGTGAGATTTCAAAG atatgtTTCAACCCTAAAGGCAATCGTATACTAACAGCCAGCTCTGATAAGACAGCTCGACTCTGGGATCCTGCTACTGGACACTGCCTTCAGATATTAGAGGGCCACACTGATGAGATATTCTCCTGTGCTTTCAATTACAAAGGCAATATAATCATTACAG